The Glycine max cultivar Williams 82 chromosome 12, Glycine_max_v4.0, whole genome shotgun sequence genome window below encodes:
- the LOC100804520 gene encoding uncharacterized protein: MGKSTNNNRDWTQMYAIYGMEQWQTLIFLLCQAMLFSVLSVLYLLYFDLVCNFFERIFSGAGGGTARFAAGITGSVTALSALCLFFAAANFFYSSVPLHFDMAQRIVSAVHDWSSVKLALDLGCCGRGILLNAVATQLKKEGSSGRVVGLDRTKRTTLSTLRAAKMEGVGEYVTCREGDARRLPFPDNYFDVVVSGVFVHTVGREYGARTAEAAAERMRAVAELVRVMKPGGVAVVWDLLHVPEYVLRLQELKMEDVRVSERVTAFMVSSHIVSFRKPSQHVHGPAEVRLDWRLC, encoded by the coding sequence ATGGGAAAATCGACGAATAATAACAGAGACTGGACGCAGATGTACGCGATCTACGGAATGGAGCAATGGCAGACCCTAATTTTCCTCTTGTGTCAGGCGATGCTGTTTTCAGTGTTGTCTGTTTTGTATCTTCTTTACTTCGATCTTGTGTGTAACTTTTTCGAGAGGATCTTTTCCGGCGCTGGCGGAGGCACGGCGAGATTCGCGGCCGGAATCACCGGCTCGGTGACGGCGCTCTCCGCGCTGTGCCTCTTCTTCGCGGCGGCGAACTTCTTCTACTCGTCGGTGCCGCTGCACTTCGACATGGCGCAGCGCATCGTCTCCGCCGTGCACGACTGGTCGTCGGTGAAGCTGGCGCTGGACCTCGGCTGCTGCGGCCGCGGCATCCTCCTGAACGCGGTGGCGACGCAGCTGAAAAAGGAAGGGAGCTCCGGCCGCGTCGTCGGCCTCGACCGCACGAAGCGGACGACGCTGTCGACGCTGCGCGCGGCGAAGATGGAAGGCGTCGGCGAGTACGTGACGTGCCGCGAGGGCGACGCGCGGCGGCTGCCGTTTCCGGACAACTACTTCGACGTGGTGGTGTCCGGCGTGTTCGTGCACACCGTCGGGAGGGAGTACGGCGCGCGGACGGCGGAGGCGGCGGCAGAGAGGATGCGCGCGGTGGCGGAGCTGGTGAGGGTGATGAAGCCCGGCGGAGTAGCAGTGGTGTGGGACCTACTGCACGTTCCGGAGTACGTGCTTCGGTTACAGGAATTGAAGATGGAAGATGTGAGAGTCTCCGAGCGTGTAACCGCCTTCATGGTCAGCAGCCACATCGTATCATTCCGGAAGCCCAGTCAGCACGTGCATGGCCCCGCCGAAGTTCGCTTGGATTGGAGATTATGCTGA